The Flavobacterium piscisymbiosum genome includes a region encoding these proteins:
- a CDS encoding TlpA family protein disulfide reductase codes for MNIKFLVLAICAFTIHATSQETKSRLTGMVDVPIPGLTMNMTYDAKGGPLENIKEINGYAYVFNDYTWEIEDLKMKKNGAVWNVEYTVPKNCGFMAFKFYGNTDNGVVTDTGQDTGYLLVVFKEPKVKMPGADLAWATFRNKDFNSQFGGYFKDFTINGDATEYWLKKEVADHGNNFPKFIDTYIKVLKVQKPEKFDELGHRFLGDFVKKMNGQPEEVFLKVQNLYKFELKDNVKADSLETVIQKQFPKGAFMRFKAYQKIMPIADTAERNKVITQFLADFPYTTDVPDSQKYFYDNIVKMQFGYYFESKDYKSILALIPNMNFANLNDAYHQNISKALYIKSVEPQVIETMAVPMIKLMQQKVNDFSYMQGIYWSPNQANENAENRLNDQLVIQIRMYDILKKHKEVLETFELLPFKKRYEKASVNDIHINALEALNKPIIEVLKNAARANALSETATVKLKEAYVKEGKKETDFPAYLEKLKKENSSEEKIALMNPVPAPAIKVQSADGKAKQLDLNSGKIIVIDFWATWCGPCKKAFPAMQQLVTNFKEDKQVEVYFISTQENKEGYKKEALAYLKEKGLKLDTYFDLMKKGGGTNNESFSKYAAIFKSSGIPRKVVIKNGQIRFTSEGYSGNPGQLVDELTAVINALKNEK; via the coding sequence ATGAATATCAAATTTTTGGTATTGGCTATATGTGCCTTTACCATACACGCAACAAGTCAGGAAACTAAGTCAAGATTAACCGGAATGGTAGATGTGCCAATTCCGGGATTAACGATGAATATGACCTATGATGCAAAAGGCGGACCTTTAGAAAATATCAAGGAAATCAACGGTTATGCCTATGTTTTTAACGATTACACATGGGAAATCGAAGATCTTAAAATGAAGAAAAACGGCGCTGTCTGGAATGTAGAATACACCGTTCCTAAAAACTGTGGTTTTATGGCTTTCAAATTTTACGGTAATACGGATAATGGTGTAGTCACAGATACCGGACAAGACACAGGTTATCTTTTGGTTGTTTTTAAAGAGCCAAAAGTAAAAATGCCCGGAGCAGATTTGGCTTGGGCAACTTTTAGAAACAAAGATTTCAATTCGCAATTTGGCGGTTATTTTAAAGATTTTACGATAAACGGAGATGCAACTGAATATTGGTTGAAAAAAGAAGTAGCAGATCATGGCAACAATTTTCCAAAATTTATTGATACTTATATTAAAGTATTAAAGGTTCAGAAACCAGAGAAATTTGATGAATTAGGACATCGTTTTTTAGGAGATTTTGTAAAGAAAATGAACGGTCAGCCCGAAGAAGTTTTCTTAAAAGTGCAGAATTTATATAAGTTTGAATTAAAAGATAATGTAAAAGCAGATTCTCTTGAAACGGTTATTCAAAAACAGTTTCCAAAAGGTGCTTTTATGCGTTTTAAAGCCTATCAAAAAATTATGCCAATTGCAGATACTGCAGAAAGAAACAAAGTGATCACTCAATTTTTGGCTGATTTTCCGTACACGACAGATGTACCGGATTCTCAAAAGTATTTCTATGATAACATTGTAAAAATGCAGTTTGGATATTATTTTGAAAGCAAAGATTACAAAAGTATATTGGCTTTAATTCCAAACATGAATTTTGCTAATTTGAATGATGCATACCATCAGAATATTTCTAAAGCTTTGTATATTAAATCTGTTGAACCACAAGTTATAGAAACTATGGCAGTGCCAATGATTAAATTAATGCAGCAAAAAGTAAACGACTTCTCCTATATGCAGGGAATTTACTGGTCGCCCAATCAGGCAAACGAAAATGCAGAAAACCGATTGAACGATCAGTTAGTAATCCAGATTCGTATGTACGATATTTTGAAAAAGCACAAGGAAGTATTAGAAACTTTTGAGCTGCTGCCATTTAAAAAACGTTACGAAAAAGCAAGTGTTAATGATATTCACATAAATGCATTAGAAGCCCTAAACAAGCCAATTATCGAAGTGTTGAAGAATGCTGCAAGAGCAAATGCTTTATCAGAAACAGCAACGGTAAAATTGAAAGAAGCTTATGTAAAAGAAGGAAAAAAAGAAACTGATTTTCCTGCTTATCTCGAAAAGCTTAAGAAAGAAAATAGCTCAGAAGAAAAAATTGCCCTGATGAATCCTGTTCCTGCTCCGGCGATTAAAGTGCAGAGTGCAGACGGAAAAGCAAAACAACTGGATCTGAACAGCGGAAAAATTATCGTAATCGATTTTTGGGCAACCTGGTGCGGACCTTGTAAAAAAGCGTTTCCAGCTATGCAGCAATTGGTAACGAACTTTAAAGAAGACAAACAAGTTGAAGTTTATTTTATCAGTACACAGGAAAATAAAGAAGGATATAAAAAAGAAGCATTGGCTTACCTGAAAGAAAAAGGATTAAAACTGGATACATATTTTGATCTAATGAAAAAAGGAGGCGGAACCAATAACGAATCATTTTCTAAATACGCAGCTATCTTTAAATCAAGCGGGATTCCGAGAAAAGTAGTAATCAAAAACGGCCAGATTCGTTTTACATCCGAAGGATATTCAGGAAATCCGGGTCAGCTTGTAGATGAACTTACCGCAGTTATTAATGCTTTAAAGAATGAAAAATAG
- a CDS encoding alpha/beta hydrolase family protein, protein MKKIILLCILGLSIHSLSAQKKAVDESAYQTWKRINSKSLSYNGKWLSYSTVLQDEEKENKKQIIIQESPKGKRLVFDDVSDLKFIGKKDWIQYVKKDSTLLQNLKTGVKKLWKTKHYTSVLDGTDFLYYSRPEAAKGDFFLQSVVFYNLESNDSISLNNIKSSRFLKNNSIVYVQIEKDKVYLKHGIPGGKQQTVYSGKAADFGDFQLNVKENGGTFTLKGTNSTDFNMVYYFNLITNSTKVLFNYDDITLNDPDFSISKTAYGLNEDSNFIPLLVNSNKRQGNTQIAKSNIEIWRSNQGSMERRQEMLRNSKTLPSEAKFLYDIKNNKVIKVASTGEFDQVIFPESGDFKGVFAIDKKPYTVEVDWTFNERNDIFWIDASTGKSTKILTGVFGSPSSNPQGTFAVLYDEKQKSWMVFDSDTMQFKNISSQIPFPVFDENVDMASANTAYGIAGWLNNGNTVVLYDQFDLWAVDLTNQKKAYSITQGYGRKNNIELRYNENGFIGDLDHRKSISFIGFDVVHKSKGVYKLTNNNSITKVFANQDYNVKIETVSGDDSSVLFSKESYTIFPDLWWGTASFGSQQKMTDVNPQQKEYAWGTSKVLTWKSFSGKENQGNLYLPDNYDSKKTYPVIVHFYEKHTEDFNAYQLPEVSTSNINIPSYVSRGYIVFQPDVHYTYGDPGNSVYNDVISGVEYLISKGITEKGKIGIQGHSFGGYETSFLVTKSDVFSCAIIGSGVSNFTSNYPVMRSNGISTMFKYEADQYRMSSSLYDNLEGYIKNSPLFSVKNIKTPVLIFHNDNDRAVPYQEGQSLFFALRRLGKPALLVNYKKEGHTLEDAANKIDWTLKMQQYFDYYLKGAVKPDWM, encoded by the coding sequence ATGAAAAAAATAATTTTACTGTGTATACTCGGTTTGAGTATACACAGTTTATCTGCACAAAAAAAAGCTGTCGACGAATCTGCTTATCAAACTTGGAAAAGAATTAACAGCAAATCTTTATCCTATAATGGTAAATGGTTATCGTACAGCACGGTACTTCAGGATGAAGAAAAAGAAAACAAAAAGCAAATCATTATTCAGGAATCTCCAAAAGGAAAACGTCTTGTATTTGATGATGTCAGCGATTTAAAATTCATAGGCAAAAAAGACTGGATTCAGTACGTTAAAAAAGACAGTACACTTTTGCAGAATTTAAAAACCGGGGTAAAAAAACTTTGGAAAACCAAACATTACACCAGTGTACTTGACGGAACCGATTTTTTATATTATTCCCGTCCGGAAGCTGCAAAGGGAGATTTTTTTCTCCAAAGCGTGGTTTTTTATAATTTAGAAAGCAACGATAGTATTTCTTTAAACAACATAAAATCGTCTCGTTTTTTAAAGAATAACTCGATTGTATATGTGCAAATTGAAAAAGACAAAGTATATCTAAAACACGGAATTCCCGGTGGTAAACAGCAAACGGTTTACAGCGGAAAAGCAGCTGATTTTGGCGATTTTCAATTAAATGTAAAAGAAAACGGCGGTACTTTTACTCTAAAAGGTACCAACAGCACCGATTTCAACATGGTGTATTATTTTAATCTGATTACTAATTCGACAAAAGTATTGTTCAATTATGATGACATTACGTTAAACGATCCTGATTTTTCAATTTCAAAAACGGCTTACGGATTAAATGAAGACAGCAATTTTATTCCATTATTAGTGAACTCTAATAAACGTCAGGGAAATACTCAGATAGCCAAATCAAATATTGAAATCTGGAGATCCAATCAGGGAAGTATGGAGCGCAGACAGGAAATGCTGCGAAATTCAAAAACACTTCCCAGCGAAGCAAAGTTTTTGTATGATATCAAAAACAATAAAGTTATTAAAGTAGCTTCAACTGGCGAATTTGATCAGGTAATATTCCCGGAATCGGGTGATTTTAAAGGTGTTTTTGCCATCGATAAAAAGCCGTATACGGTAGAAGTAGACTGGACTTTTAATGAGCGTAACGATATATTCTGGATTGATGCTTCGACAGGAAAATCTACAAAAATACTAACAGGAGTTTTTGGAAGTCCGTCCTCAAATCCACAAGGAACTTTTGCTGTTTTATATGATGAAAAACAAAAATCATGGATGGTTTTTGACAGTGACACAATGCAGTTTAAAAACATAAGTTCGCAAATTCCTTTCCCTGTTTTTGATGAGAATGTAGACATGGCATCTGCCAATACAGCTTATGGAATCGCAGGCTGGCTAAACAACGGAAATACAGTTGTTCTCTATGATCAGTTTGATTTGTGGGCAGTTGATCTTACCAATCAGAAAAAGGCTTATTCTATAACTCAGGGTTACGGAAGAAAAAACAATATAGAACTTCGTTATAACGAAAATGGTTTTATTGGCGATTTAGATCATAGAAAATCAATTTCTTTTATAGGTTTTGATGTAGTACATAAATCTAAAGGAGTGTATAAATTAACCAATAACAATTCGATAACAAAGGTATTTGCAAATCAGGATTATAATGTAAAAATTGAAACTGTTTCCGGAGATGATTCAAGTGTTTTATTTAGCAAAGAGAGTTATACCATTTTTCCGGATTTATGGTGGGGAACGGCTAGTTTTGGATCTCAGCAAAAAATGACCGATGTAAATCCGCAGCAAAAAGAATATGCATGGGGAACTTCAAAAGTATTAACCTGGAAAAGCTTTAGCGGAAAAGAAAATCAGGGAAATCTTTATCTTCCTGATAATTACGACAGCAAGAAAACATATCCGGTAATTGTTCATTTTTATGAAAAACATACCGAGGATTTTAATGCTTATCAACTGCCGGAAGTGAGTACTTCAAACATCAATATTCCATCTTATGTAAGCAGAGGTTATATCGTTTTTCAGCCAGACGTTCATTATACGTATGGCGATCCTGGAAACAGTGTTTACAACGATGTAATAAGTGGTGTTGAGTATTTAATTTCAAAAGGAATTACCGAAAAAGGTAAAATTGGTATTCAGGGACATAGTTTTGGCGGTTACGAAACTTCTTTTTTAGTTACTAAATCAGATGTTTTTAGTTGTGCGATTATAGGTTCTGGAGTAAGCAATTTCACATCGAATTATCCGGTTATGAGATCAAACGGAATTTCGACGATGTTTAAGTACGAAGCAGACCAATACCGAATGAGCAGTTCTTTATACGATAATTTAGAAGGATATATCAAAAATTCACCTCTTTTTTCGGTTAAAAATATCAAAACTCCTGTACTTATTTTTCACAATGATAACGACCGCGCAGTTCCTTATCAGGAAGGACAATCTTTGTTTTTTGCACTTCGTCGTTTAGGAAAACCTGCTTTGCTTGTAAATTACAAAAAGGAAGGTCATACGCTGGAAGATGCGGCAAACAAAATAGACTGGACTCTCAAAATGCAGCAATATTTTGATTACTACCTAAAAGGTGCAGTAAAACCAGACTGGATGTAA
- a CDS encoding RagB/SusD family nutrient uptake outer membrane protein, with amino-acid sequence MKFLKITLYIILPLLLLNSCRDYVEVEPVGNNRILKYTSDYRALANAYNTYSASGGMYLLADADVEFPTAFQARVSTIWANSYTWKSRIFDESQGDSDWINLYQTIYYNNAIIKGVMKSEKGTEAEKKQIYAEAFVHRAFAYLQLVNIYGPQFDPTTSNAEKSVPLLLTPELFSSLERSSVDVIYKQILSDLQSALANDLVDTPDFNVLPSKKAVYGILARTYLYMGQYQLSLDNAEKALSMQKELIDLNTFATAYSYPVLVSNPEIIFSKTLLNGYNGAPLAQDLLNSFSSDDLRYNYYTILGNVFNPSHTGRAFGIATYSPTNGINIGVSVPEMYLTAAECYARLGQPQKAVDYLNILRAKRYKTGSVYQVNATTNAEALNLVLTERQKEFIGRGFRWFDQRRLNLDPNLQKTYTRVFKNENFTLTPNSAGYVFPIHQNYIDFNPELGQ; translated from the coding sequence ATGAAATTTTTAAAAATCACACTATATATTATTCTACCATTATTGCTGCTTAATTCCTGCAGAGATTATGTTGAAGTTGAACCTGTAGGTAACAATAGAATTTTAAAATATACCTCTGATTACAGAGCATTGGCAAATGCTTATAATACATATAGCGCTTCTGGAGGAATGTACCTCCTGGCAGATGCCGATGTAGAATTTCCGACGGCTTTTCAAGCTCGTGTGTCAACAATATGGGCCAACAGTTATACCTGGAAATCCAGAATTTTTGATGAATCTCAAGGAGACTCGGACTGGATTAATCTATACCAGACTATTTATTACAATAATGCCATTATTAAAGGTGTAATGAAAAGTGAGAAAGGAACCGAAGCAGAGAAAAAACAAATTTATGCTGAAGCCTTTGTTCATAGAGCTTTTGCTTATTTACAGCTGGTAAATATTTATGGGCCGCAATTTGATCCCACTACCTCAAATGCTGAAAAATCGGTACCGCTTTTACTTACACCAGAATTATTCTCTTCATTAGAAAGAAGTTCTGTTGATGTTATTTACAAACAAATTCTTTCTGATTTGCAAAGTGCTCTGGCCAACGATCTTGTTGACACGCCGGATTTTAATGTGCTTCCGTCAAAGAAAGCCGTTTATGGCATTTTAGCCAGAACTTATTTGTATATGGGACAGTATCAGTTGAGTTTGGATAATGCAGAAAAAGCATTAAGCATGCAAAAAGAATTGATTGATTTAAACACTTTTGCTACAGCTTACAGCTATCCTGTATTAGTTAGTAATCCTGAAATCATTTTTTCTAAGACATTGCTTAATGGTTATAATGGTGCACCATTGGCACAAGATTTATTAAACAGTTTCAGTAGTGATGATTTACGTTACAATTATTATACAATTCTGGGTAATGTTTTTAATCCATCGCATACAGGCAGAGCTTTTGGAATTGCTACTTATAGCCCTACAAACGGAATCAACATTGGAGTTTCTGTTCCTGAAATGTATTTAACTGCAGCAGAATGTTATGCCAGATTAGGGCAGCCGCAAAAAGCCGTTGATTATTTAAATATTTTAAGAGCTAAACGATACAAAACAGGTTCTGTTTACCAGGTAAACGCGACTACAAATGCAGAAGCTTTAAATCTTGTTTTGACAGAAAGACAAAAAGAATTCATTGGTAGAGGATTTCGCTGGTTTGATCAACGTCGTTTAAACTTAGATCCAAATTTACAAAAAACATATACAAGGGTTTTCAAAAACGAAAACTTTACGCTAACACCTAACAGTGCTGGATATGTATTCCCAATCCATCAAAATTATATTGATTTTAACCCAGAATTAGGGCAATAA
- a CDS encoding SusC/RagA family TonB-linked outer membrane protein, which yields MNKNHDIGFLLPKKIINLTFILFMRVFILVLYLGLTSIYANVAKAQNEISVKVQGASLQTLFSTIQQKSDYVFFYNDDLMSSTKKINLNQYGTVEQILNTALSNTGLTYTIIDKQIVIKKTKQVQQEQYDLTGIVTDKNGNPLVGVNVLLVSNKSNWDITREKGDFRIRVTATDSIRLDYLGYESRIIAIKNQKFIKAVLTQDVMELTGVEVVATNGYTDIPKERITGAIEVMSAKEIAKVPTVDINSRLEGKIAGVMVDPRTGNISIRGTTSYSSNSKPLVVIDGFPQSVDDFAFSRRGVPGASILSFLNPDDIETITVLKDAAAASIWGSRAANGVIVVTTKKGKKSDEPTVSFSTATTFGEKIDLSKLRVMNTAQYVDYEKDLVNGGFVIDNISNWQAANPSAAQEIMFREKRGQISVAERDQMLNSLSQRGNLGQINKYLLQNSLTKQYDFSVSGGNDKSTYYLGLGYNTDDAAMKANNSKSMNVTLNNSFKLKSFLRFETGINYLSSKYQTNVTANEALSNVSTSALRPYDMLTDENGNSLDYYIKFRPEVIQGFDNKGYLPWTYNFIDQLDYSNVRTNGENLRLNARLVATITPWLNVEASGMYTSILSKTRTLNELESYYVRNMINEATSISNGKLVHGIPVGANLSDSNQKNESQSMRFQMNINKSFDENNNLNFLAGAEVREERREGTSQTRYGYDTDTNSNVSVNPTQYYTTVYDWTTYIGNFDNSISKYRDRYLSYYALGSYDFKNRYHLSGSLRFDDYNLLGASRKNRALPLWSVGVRWDINKENFLKDVSWLSNLSTRVTYGVAGSAPAGGYGSQNAIIGLGGIDFYTQLPTATISLPENPYIKWETTATFNVGLDYGLFDNRLRGNIDVYYKKTDDIITSLPFNPTYGWAFLKYNAGTLDGNGVDLGLSGTIFNGKFKWNSTFNIAYTNNEVTDSRFKAVAANQLFGSSPLVGMNVSYLYAYRWAGLDANGQSTIYAKDGSIIDSSKGINTINKDDLKYMGTTVAPYFGGFMNDFSFKNFSLGVQITYFMGAVFRDQQMQNYPTYSGAQYGAVAKDKIIADRWRQPGDENFTNVPGLANISYNSLNRFQNADINVLSADNIRLQQISLGYTVPNEWLQKTFFKALSFNFAARNLGLLWVRNDRGIDPQYLSNNNYNTLAPQRTYTLQFNCSF from the coding sequence ATGAATAAAAATCATGATATAGGCTTTCTATTGCCTAAAAAAATCATCAATCTTACTTTTATTTTATTTATGAGAGTATTCATTTTAGTTCTCTACTTAGGATTAACCAGTATCTACGCAAATGTTGCGAAAGCGCAAAATGAAATCTCTGTAAAAGTACAGGGCGCTTCACTACAAACGCTTTTTAGCACCATTCAGCAAAAGAGTGACTATGTGTTTTTTTACAATGATGATTTGATGTCGTCTACCAAAAAGATAAATTTAAATCAATACGGAACTGTTGAGCAAATTCTAAATACTGCTTTGTCTAATACAGGTTTAACCTATACCATTATAGACAAACAAATTGTTATTAAGAAAACTAAACAAGTACAGCAAGAACAATATGACCTTACCGGAATTGTTACCGATAAAAACGGAAATCCATTAGTGGGAGTAAACGTTTTATTAGTAAGTAATAAAAGCAACTGGGATATTACTCGCGAAAAAGGTGATTTTAGAATTCGTGTAACTGCAACAGACTCGATTCGTTTAGACTATTTGGGTTACGAATCGAGAATAATTGCCATAAAAAATCAAAAATTTATAAAAGCAGTCTTAACGCAAGATGTAATGGAATTGACAGGAGTAGAGGTTGTGGCTACAAACGGATATACCGATATTCCTAAAGAAAGAATTACAGGAGCAATTGAAGTGATGAGCGCAAAAGAAATTGCTAAAGTTCCTACAGTAGATATTAATTCCCGCTTAGAAGGAAAAATCGCTGGAGTTATGGTTGATCCAAGAACGGGGAACATAAGTATTCGGGGAACAACCAGTTACAGCAGCAACTCTAAACCGCTTGTTGTTATTGATGGTTTTCCACAGTCTGTAGATGATTTTGCTTTTAGCAGAAGAGGAGTGCCCGGAGCATCTATATTAAGTTTCTTAAATCCTGATGATATCGAAACCATCACTGTTCTTAAAGACGCGGCTGCAGCTTCTATCTGGGGTTCAAGAGCAGCAAACGGAGTAATTGTGGTAACAACCAAAAAGGGCAAGAAATCAGATGAACCTACTGTTAGTTTCAGCACAGCAACTACGTTTGGAGAAAAAATAGATTTATCTAAATTAAGAGTAATGAATACGGCACAATACGTAGATTATGAAAAAGATCTTGTAAATGGCGGATTTGTTATTGATAATATATCTAACTGGCAGGCAGCAAATCCTAGTGCGGCTCAGGAAATTATGTTTAGAGAAAAAAGAGGACAAATATCTGTTGCAGAAAGAGATCAAATGCTGAATTCACTATCTCAAAGAGGTAATTTAGGTCAGATTAATAAATATTTGCTACAAAATTCACTTACAAAACAATATGATTTTTCTGTTTCCGGAGGAAATGATAAAAGCACGTATTATTTAGGGTTAGGCTACAACACAGATGATGCTGCGATGAAGGCAAATAACTCTAAATCGATGAATGTAACATTAAACAATTCATTCAAATTAAAGAGTTTTTTAAGATTTGAAACTGGAATTAATTATTTATCATCAAAATATCAAACCAATGTAACTGCAAACGAAGCACTGTCAAATGTTTCTACTTCTGCATTAAGACCATATGATATGCTGACAGATGAAAACGGAAACAGTCTTGATTATTACATTAAATTCAGACCAGAAGTTATACAAGGATTTGATAATAAGGGGTATCTTCCATGGACTTATAATTTTATAGATCAACTCGATTATTCGAATGTTAGAACAAATGGCGAAAATCTAAGATTAAATGCAAGATTAGTGGCAACAATTACGCCTTGGTTAAACGTTGAAGCTTCGGGAATGTATACCTCTATCCTTAGCAAAACCAGAACGCTTAACGAATTAGAAAGCTATTATGTTAGAAACATGATTAACGAAGCCACTTCTATTTCAAACGGCAAATTGGTTCATGGAATTCCTGTTGGTGCGAATTTAAGCGATTCAAATCAAAAAAATGAATCGCAGAGTATGCGTTTTCAAATGAACATAAACAAGTCGTTTGACGAAAATAATAATTTAAATTTTTTGGCTGGTGCCGAAGTTAGAGAAGAACGCAGAGAAGGTACTTCACAAACAAGATATGGTTATGATACTGATACCAATTCAAACGTTTCTGTAAATCCAACTCAATATTATACTACAGTTTACGACTGGACAACTTACATAGGGAATTTTGATAATAGTATCAGTAAATACAGAGACCGTTATTTGTCTTACTATGCATTGGGTTCTTATGATTTCAAAAACAGATATCATTTGTCAGGAAGTCTTCGTTTCGATGATTATAACCTGCTTGGAGCTTCCAGAAAAAACAGAGCGTTGCCATTGTGGTCAGTTGGAGTAAGATGGGATATTAATAAAGAAAATTTCTTAAAAGATGTAAGCTGGTTAAGTAACTTATCAACTCGTGTAACTTATGGTGTAGCGGGAAGTGCACCGGCAGGAGGTTACGGAAGTCAAAATGCTATTATTGGTTTAGGAGGTATCGATTTTTATACGCAACTGCCTACCGCAACTATATCACTACCAGAAAATCCATATATCAAATGGGAAACTACTGCTACTTTTAATGTTGGTTTAGATTACGGGCTTTTCGACAACAGACTTCGCGGTAATATAGATGTTTACTATAAAAAAACAGACGACATTATAACTAGTCTTCCTTTTAATCCAACTTATGGCTGGGCATTTTTAAAATACAATGCAGGAACCCTCGATGGAAATGGTGTAGACTTAGGATTAAGCGGTACAATTTTCAATGGAAAATTTAAGTGGAATAGTACTTTTAATATTGCTTACACAAATAATGAAGTTACCGATTCCAGATTTAAGGCAGTAGCTGCAAATCAGCTCTTTGGGAGCTCACCACTTGTTGGCATGAACGTAAGTTATTTGTATGCTTACAGATGGGCAGGATTAGATGCAAACGGACAATCTACAATTTATGCTAAAGATGGCAGTATAATCGATTCTTCTAAAGGAATTAATACCATAAACAAAGACGACCTAAAATATATGGGAACTACGGTTGCTCCTTATTTCGGCGGATTTATGAACGATTTCTCCTTTAAAAATTTCAGTTTAGGAGTTCAGATTACCTATTTTATGGGAGCTGTCTTCAGAGATCAGCAAATGCAAAATTATCCTACTTACAGCGGTGCACAATATGGTGCAGTGGCTAAAGATAAAATTATTGCAGATCGCTGGAGACAACCGGGAGACGAAAATTTTACCAATGTTCCTGGGTTGGCAAACATCAGCTACAATAGCTTAAATCGTTTTCAAAATGCTGATATAAACGTTTTATCAGCCGATAATATTCGTTTACAGCAGATTTCATTAGGTTACACGGTACCAAATGAATGGTTACAAAAAACCTTTTTCAAAGCATTAAGTTTCAATTTTGCAGCAAGAAATCTCGGGTTATTATGGGTAAGAAATGATAGAGGAATAGATCCGCAATATCTTTCTAATAATAATTATAATACTCTTGCACCACAGCGTACTTATACATTACAATTTAATTGCAGCTTTTAA